Below is a window of Conger conger chromosome 16, fConCon1.1, whole genome shotgun sequence DNA.
ACCCACCCGCTCACCTGTATGTACCTTCAGTCTTCCTGAAACATTCACCCACCCGCTCACCTGTATGTACCTTCAGTCCTCCTTAAACGTTCACCCACCCGCTCACCTGTATGTACCTTCAGTCCTCCTGAaacgttcccccccccccccgctcacctGTATGTACCTTCAGTCCTCCTGAAACGTTCACCACAAGAAGGCAGCAAGAAGCAAAGCCACAGCACATTTGTCTGTATTTGTCCGTTTGTATACAATTTCTGTGTTTCATGCACTTTGCTTCCTTACCTTTTGAGTTTTGTAATATAAAATTGTTAAATGAATATATGagaattgtgtgtgtattttgtgtgaGGTAACTGGCCATACACTACATCCTGACTTATCTGTTGgagtcacacaaaatgtttgTGCAATGATTTAAATTGACCATGTTTATTTGCACCGGCCTTTCATTTGTATGAAGTTCCCCCTATTCTCTCCAATctaaatgcaaattaaatactgaaaaatggtggataattttaaaaagcttgATTTGGAGGAGATTAAGCATATGCAGTTTACACATACCTGCAGTTACTCCGATAGGAAGGTAAGCTTGAAGTGTCTGAAGTtaacacaaacatttacattcGCACATTTGTTCGGTGCCAGGTTTCCTTATGGCTTCTCTTTCTAATGGTTTAAtgcatcacaaagcaggattactaagtAAAACCCGGAGCCCTCCCTAATCGGCCAATCAACTGGAGTAAACAGAGCTGTtctggttttactcagtgcagttatccagctaactcagtaatcctgctgtgtgggtttcactcagtgcagttttcCAGCTAACttcgtaatcctgctttgtgggtttcaatcagtgcagttatccagctaacgctgtaatcctgctttgtgggttttactcagtgcagttatccagctaactcactaatcctgctttgtgggtttcactcagtccagttatccagctaatactgtaatcctgctttgtgaaaaaccCCACTGGAGTACTGCGTtggccggataactgcactgagtaaaaccctgaGCCCTCGCAAAAATCAGCAACATGAACTGAAGTAAGAAGAGCtggttgtgggttttactcagcgcagttatccagctaactcggtccTCCTGCTCTGAGACTCAGGCCCCCATGTTCGGACTGCACTACAGAACCAACGCACTCCATTCACCCCAGCCTCGTACCCCACGGTGTCCCAGACTCCATAAACATCATCTCCTCCGATGAGAACGCATTTCCCACTGACTCTCATTAGTGACATCAGCACTTGTGCTTCTTCAAACCCACACTGACTCTGCAGGTTCTGCAGGTGGGGTATTAACCCAACACTGGCTCAGCAGGTGGGGTATTAACCCAACACTGGCTCAGCAGGTGGGGTATTAACCCAACACTGGCTCAGCAGGTGGGGTATTAACCCAACACTGGCTCAGCAGGTGGGGTATTTACCCAACACTGGCTCAGCAGGTGGGGTATTAACCCAACATTGGCTCAGCAGGTGGGGTATTAACCCAACACTGGCTCAGCAGGTGGGGTATTAACCCAACACTGGCTCAGCAGGTGGGGTATTAACCCAACACTGGCTCAGCAGGTGGGGTATTAACCCAACATTGGCTCAGCAGGTGGGGTATTAACCCAACACTGGCTCAGCAGGTGGGGTATTTACCCAACACTGGCTCAGCAGGTGGGGTATTAACCCAACACTGGCTCTGCAGGTGGGGTATTAACCACCCATCACCCAAAGCGTCCCCATGTTTCCATCGCTGCAATCAAGCCTTCTGTGTGAAGGCAACACCAGTCTCTATTTCCTAAGACCTTTCTTaggttaaaataataacaataataataataatataataaaaatctCCTGAAACTGGCTATGGCCATAGAGCACACCTCTGAGGCTAAATCCGACGAAAAATAAATTACCTTTTAGAAATTGATCTTAACCAAAATATGAACCTTTAGCAAGCCTGAGTCCATGTCCTTAGTTCTGCACATATGATTTCCTTCAATATCCTGAAATGATCTCAATATGTGATGGGTTAAATGAGTTACTTAGCGTTTGCTTTGCTGAATGAGCATGGGCCGTTTATTTGCGGGAGTCCgagcctcagtgtctgcagggctgGCAGTGTTTCATGGTAAAGGCAGAAGAACTGAGGTTaatgtgcatgactgggacccggaaggttggtggttcaagccccggtgtagccacaataagatccacacagctgttgtggggcccttgagcaaggcccttaaccccacattgctccaggggggcgATTGTCCCCCCTgcccagtctaatcaactcttaagtcgctttggataaaagcgtcagcgaaGTAACAAGttattatttatcattattactTTACAGCGAACAAAAGGACGTGTCCTGCTCTTGTGCTTCCTgcctggtaaatggtaaatggttggaatttatattgcgcctttatccaaagcgcttgtacaattgatgcttctcattcacccattcatacacacacacactcacactcgcacaccaacggcaattggctgctatgcaaggcaccgaccagctcgtcaggagcattcaggggttaggcgtcttgctcagggacacttcgacacagcccgggcgggggatcgaaccggcaaccctccgactgccagacgactgctcctactgcctgagccaatgagacgactgctcttaccgcctgagccgtGTCGCGGTTACAGGAGGTCGTGTGCTTGGGTGATCGCGGCGGTATGGTGTTGCGTTCGGGCTGCGCTACCTGGCACCGCAGCGGGACTCTCCCCGGGACGCCTGCCGCTCTCCCATTGGCTGTCGCCGGCGGGGCTTTTGTTCGCTCGGACCAGTGGGATCGTGCAGACGTCGGTTATGACGGCGGTTCTGACCCACTTAATGCCGCGCGTGTACGGCGTGTTCAGTGCAGGGTTACCGCGGTGCCTTTTTGGCCCTTCCGGGGTGCCGTCCTCCCGGAGGTCCTCCCCACGGAGAGGGATCTGCCGCGTTTCAGTTACTCTTTCAGCTCAATTTATCAACTGGTAATAAAGAGTGATCGACTTCATTTCCTGTCCCTCCCCTATAAACTTGAGGAAATTGGGCTTTGTTGAGACTCGCCAAACAGGACTGCGTTGCAGCGTTCCGGCCAATAACCTGGCCTCCCGTGAGTCCCCCGTGTGCCCTCTCACAGACTCAGGTGTGCCCTCTCACAGACTCAGGTGTGCCCTCTCACAGACTCAGGTGTGCCCTCTCACAGACTCAGGTGTGCCCTCTCACAGACTCAGGTGTGCCCTCTCACAGACTCAGGTGTGCCCTCTCACAGACTCAGGTGTGCCCTCTTACAGACTCAGGTGTGCCCTCTCATAGACTCAGGTGTGCCCTGGACAGACCAGGCGGTGCTTATAGCACGTTATCTGAAGCGCTGTCGTACCTGCGTGGAACCCGAACGGAGATCTTTACGTTAGGGTGACACGGGGGGGACCCAAGATGGCCGCTTGTACCGTGAGTGAAGTCTGCCCAAACGCGGGACCCTAAAGCCCCACAACatcctccaccccaccccaaaaactAAAATGGCATGTACAGAGAATGTACAATGAATCAAAATGGGTTTTTCAAATGTCTATAGAACACAAGAAAATAtagtgtatataatatatatatatatgcacacccaccacttgattttgtttatacatatttttatacatatatttacatcCCTTTAACTTATCAATTTATCAACTGCTTCTTTCACTGCCTCTGCATTATCACACTGCTGCCTCCCAGTTTTAAAAGTGTAAAGCCATGTACCCGTTTTAAATCTAATCGATATTATAGTGGAGCTCGTTTACattggagtgtgtggggtgtgctaCAGCATCCCTGAGTTGAGATGCATGGGCAGGAGTTAGTTCGGTGccgttcttttaaaaaaaatcatatatgCCCAAGCTCCCTCTTTCTGCGCGAtgctttctgtgtgtgctttaaaaaaataaaaataaataaaaactgtacTAAAAGGGTTGATGGGGTACCATTCGATCCAGGTTCAAAAGTTTAACCTTCTGAGATGCGAGATTACAAATCTGTGATTtggaatgttctcaactgaacattctcatgctgatgATCACTCCtgcactactggtgactgaaggccgcggagttctagaacaccgacttggaattttgaagaagaaaaaaacaaaaaacattccgTATAACCTGCTCCCTAAATGCTTAAAGTTACATTGTGTCCTCCCCCTCAGACTCATCGCTCTTACTGTACTCGCTCACAGCAGATCTCCCTCCCCGATGCCCCCCACCCTTCTCAGGTACATGATGTACCAAACGGCACCAAGGTTTTTGCAGACTAAAAGGAACATAAATATTATCGGCCGGATATAGATTAGAATCTGGGCACGTATATACTGGGTAGTGacaatttgtgtgtgttgtgtgtgtgtgtgtgtgtgtgtgtgtgtgtgtgtgtgtgtgtgtgtgtgtgtggtgtgtgtgtgagagagagagagatgtgaatTCAAAGTCATGTGCATATACAAGCTGTGTGAATGTCAGGTAAATGTCAGAAGGGAGGAGGAACTGTGTATTTGCATGCATTCAGCTTGCATATGCCTGAACGATGCACAGTACTCATTGTGACGGCTCTGCCCtggagcctgtctgtctgtctgtctgtctgcatagTTCAGCATTAAAGGGGAAAAGACGACAATATTCTGCAGTTTACGATGtcatatataattttatttcaggtatttcctgttttgtagttgaacaaacaaacaagctttTGATTGAGGgttgcatttgtttttaaagtggTATTTTGAGTGATCGACTTCATTTCCTGTCCCGCCCTATAAACTTGAGGAAATTGGACCCTGAAGCCCAACAACatcctccaccccaccccaaaaactAAAATGGCATGTACAGAGAATGTACAATGAATCAAAATGGGCTTTTCAAATGTCTTTACAATGTATAGAACACAAGAAAATATAgcgtatataatatatatatatgcacaccacttgattttgtttatacatatttttatacatatatttacatcCCTCATACATACTTTGTACCTTGAGCTTTCCGttttaaccaaaaaaaataatacaatttcaaaCACTGcaagtatttatatatttatagagATTTACATATGTACAAAGTCATAGGTTTTCAATATACacgaacatgtgtgtgtgatattccaCATACCACAACATTAATCGATAGTACTCGTAAAATATAAAGTTTGTAAGCATATAGCAGGCGCTTGGAAGGATAAGGACCCACGAGTGTATTGAGAGTTCTGCCCCGGTTCTGGCGTTCTGTTGATGCTTGgtgcctgctctctctctctctctctctctctctcgctcgctcgctcactctctcgctcGTCTGGAAGGAAATGGGGCATCTGGTCCGATGACTGATCGCCATAGGAACTGGAAAAGCAGGTCTCTTAGCACCCCGTCTGGTGTGCGGCTAGAACGCTAGCCCACGCCGATTTTTTAGTCCCTGAACCTcgactggtttttttttttcgcatcTTGGACCTATTTTTGTAGTCTTTGCGGTGGGCCTCGGCGGTTCGGCCCGGCCCGAGAGGCCCGGCCCGGTTGGGGAATGCGACCTCGGCCGGCGCCGCTCACCGAGCCGGCCTCGGGTTCCCGTCGGTCCCCCTGTCCGTTTCGGGGTCCACACCCTCCAACCCGATGCTTCCGAGTCCCACCCGCTTGCAGTGCGGACGCACCGGACCTCGCTCGCCCCCCGCCGCCGCGACGGGGACGACGCGTGGATCGATTCGACAAGGAGGTGGAACTCTGAAGGCGGGAGGGGGAACCCttgaaggaggaggaagaggaggaggaggaggaggaggggggaacagCAGCAGCCAGTCCCGTTACGTTACCCCCCCTCCGTTACCCTCTCCGACCCCCGTGGGGACGGGACGGGGGGCCGTGCGGCCCAACGGCGGTGGTTGGAACGTCGTCGGCGGCTCAGACGTCGATGCGGAAGGACAGCAGCTTCTCCGAGTGCATGTTGTTGAGGGTGCGCAGGTCGGGCAGCTTCAGCAGCAGCTTGGTGAAGCGCGAGGCGTCGCAGGGCGCACTCTTGCTCACCAGAGCGCGCAGGGCGCGGATCAGGCTCTCCTGGAGCAGCTCCACCGAGTTCACGTTCTCGATGCCGGAGCGATctgtcaggggggggggggcgagaggaGCGGGAACGTTAGTTCTGAGTGGCCTGGATATTCTCTCAGGGCAAGGCAGTGAAAAACACGCGCTTATAATCTTTGTAGGAAATACAAAAAGTGTACTTTGCTATCTTCATcgtaattttattttcaagagATTTCCGCTAAAGGATGATGGCCCCTGGGGTGGCTTGTGTGGTAGATTGTGccgttaaataaaacatttttaaaagagaaGGACAAGCTGCACATTTACTCCTTTGCAAATTTCACAAGCGTTTATTCAAGAGCGAAGTCTTTGGAGCTTTGAAGATCTCGAATTGAAAGCTTGTGAAATTTCGCATTGGAGGAAATGTGCAGGTGTCCTTCCTTTTGTCCTATCCTTCTGTCTCCGGCGCTACTTCTGGCCCTTCTGTCGAGTGTGCGGCAGTCCTGATCTAGGTCACGTAGTTATAAATGGACCAGACCCTGTCCTCCCTGGCAGCTCTCCCCCTCACCTGCTGAGACGAGCACCACCGCGGTGAAGAGGCCCAGCTCCTCGGCCGACAGCTCCAGACCATTGAGCTTCTCGCTGAAGTCGAACATGGTGCCCAGCAGGTCGCCCATGCCCATGCCGTGCAGGGCCTCCAGGCTGTAGGTGGCCCCCGAGATGAAGGTCACCGTCTTCTCCTTTACGTTGAACAGGGAGGCGAAGCGGACCATGAGCACCTGCAGAAGGCAAGGGAGGGGAAGGGTTGAGTGCACATACTCGTGTTGGAACCCAACGGACACTTTCCTGAAAGGACGGTGATGTAGCTAGTCGTTTTCGACCTAGTGTACAGCCTGTTGACTGgcacaatgttttattttaaaaatgtttaagttGCGAGTTCCGCAGCGGATGCCTACCTCAAAGGTGCCGGCCTTCAGCAGGGTGACCTGGTCGTGCTGCGAGAGCTCACTGAACCCCGGGATGTGCTTGGCGAACTCCACCACCTCGCGCACCGCCGGCGTGAAGCTGAGCGAGAAGTCCTCCCAGATTTCCTGGGCGGACATCTTGGGGTCTGCCTGCGGGTGCATGTTCATGGGGCAGGCCTGgacggagaggaagaggaagaggaagaagaggtgTCAGGACGTGCAACTCCGGTGACAGCAGAACTATAAACCCACGGTGGAAACCCAATTATATTCAACCCCAGGAGGTAAAACACAACTACTCACCAGTAGGATGTCCTTGTGCTTCTTCCAGGGGCAGTTCTGGCCCTGCTGAGTGAGCCCGTGCTCCTGGCCGTGCTGGCCCCCGTACAGATTGCTGTTCTGGCAGAGGCGGTGGCCCTTGTTCTGGTGCGGGAAGCTGTGATGGTGCCCGTTGAGGGCCGACGGCGGCAGGTGGCAGACGTTCTGCGGCTGCGCCTCGTGCATGGGCACGTTGTTGTCGTGGTGGTAGATGGTGTTGAGGCCGTTGAGGTGGTAGCCGCTCGAGCAGCGGTTGGCCTCCCAGTTGTCCAGCTCGCCGCCGTTGTGCAGGCGTATGCCCAGGCCCAGCTTGTCGTGTGCGTAGACGAAGGTTTCCCGGTGGGCCCGGGCGATGGCGGTGATGGTGGTGTCCACGCCGGGGCTGGGGCACAGCGGCGGGGAGGGGACGGGCGGCGGTGGGCTCCGGGCcatcgggggagggggggacacGGCCACGGGGCCGGGGGGAGACGGGGGTGGGGCGAGGAGAGGCTGCGCCGGGGCGAGCTGGGCGGCCTgcggggccagggccagggTCGGGGGCGAGGAGGCCGTCGACGTCAGGCTGGCCAGCTGGAACTCGCTCTGCAGCTGGTTGTTGACCATGTTGTTCATGGCGCTCTGCATTTCCGCCAGCATGCGCTGCTTCTCGCGCTTAGGGATGCGGCCGAAGCGCAcggctagagagagagagagagagagagagcaagcgtCAAATTGCGGCCTTCAAGCGACTCCCAACATGTTTTCCCTCCTCGCGGCAGGGCATTTTGGTCGACTGCGTCGTCGTTCTTTGGACTCACCGTCGCGAGACATGCCCACGGACAGGCATTTCTTGAAGCGGCACTGCTGGCAGCGGTTGCGGTTGATCCTCATGATGGTGCAGGTCTCGTTCTTCAGGCACTTCTTGTACTGGATGTTCTGCTGGATGCTGCGGCGGAAGAAGCCCTGTGTGGGGGAGGAGAGCGTCGGCGTTGAGTCTCGAGGGCTCCACATTACGGGAGGGGGGGTGCGGAGCGCAAAGGCTCCAGAACCCGGGGGTGGCAGGATGCTAGGCGTGCGGGCGCTGCGATTGATCGGCTCACCTTGCAGCCCTCGCAGGCGTGGACTCCGTAGTGGAATCCTGAAGCCACGTCCCCGCACACCTTACACAGGAGCACCATCCCGTTCAGCTCTGGAGGACACAAACGGAGGGAACCGGAGATTAGAACGGGTCCCCAAGCATGCGCCAACACCTCAAATAAAATTGGATAAATGTCCCGCGATCAATGATACCCACGGGTACAAAACTATAGTTGTCGtttccaaccctgttcctggagaatgGTGTACCgtcttgtaggttttcacgCCCCAattctaacaaagcacacctcattcatcaGCTGGAGATCTCGCTGAGCTGATAATTGTAGACTCGGGTTGAAAtgtcaaattagggttggaatgaaaacctacgggTTGGTACGTCTCTGGGAACAGGGTTGCGAAACCATGTTTATTCGCATTTCTCCAACGACCTCGCAGCGTCGGTACACTTTATTTCTCGCGGGTTTACGGCCCGGTTTGGGTTCAAAGAAGGTGTGGGCCGTGACTTACTTGTGAGGCTGGCGACGGACTTGCTGGGGGAGGAGCGGGAGCTCACGACCTCGTCGCGTCCCCGCGGGGAGCCGCCGGAGCTGGAGGAGCTCCCGTCCTCCCCGGACCCGGaactggagctggagctggagctggagctggagctgccGGGGTACATCCGGGAGGAGTCGTGGGAGCCGTTGGGAGAGGGCGGGAAGGACGATCCGAACGACGGCTGGGAGTACGCCAGCGACTGGAAGCTGCTGTTGGAGTTCTCGCTGTACATGGACACCGGGCTGGTGCGGCTCGGCGAGCCGCCGCATGAGCCGATGTAGGAGATcacgccccctggtggtcaaaaaaaagagagaaattttttttaaaaactgtgaTCGAGGAGGATGGGTATTAAAAATCAACCGTTTTTGGTGTAATTTGAATGCTGTGTTAACGTTAAGGAAATGGCCCCACGTAGGGGCTCCCCAACAGCTGCATATAAGACCTGCCGGTCCAGTTAAATGAACAGAAGGGTTTCATAAGAGGTTTTCGGTGTTCAAAGGGAAAATCATTTTCCCATCGATCTGCGGCTATCCGCTAAATTTGGGAGGCGGTCGCATGTGTGGCACTAAATGTTCCGCCGCTTGCTAGAACGGCAGACGCACTGGCTTCTTTCCTGCCATGGGTGCCTTGGCAACCGAACTGCTGGAAAAAGCTGAAGTGGGCTGGTGATAAAatagcgtgtgtatgtgtgagagagaggaaaagagagcgagagagagagagagaggaagggggggggggattgcgcAACTGACTCTTGACTTTCTAGAAACGGTTGGCTGGGAAACCCAAGTTATAGGAAATGGGACTGATTTTAAGCCTTCTGGGATTTTAAACTCCGCGCTGCACCCACTTCTTTCCTTAATTGGAGGCTGTGCTGTCGGTCGCGTTTAAAAAGGCTTGTGTGTCAGTCGactgcggggggggggactgtgcAGGCGTCCGACGCCTTTTCCTCACGCACACAATGTACCTGTCTGTCCGGGCCCGAAAAAGGCCCAACACGTGAGCCGGGCAGAACGGCTGGCACCCACGTGAGTACCCAGACGGGTTATTAACGCAGGAGTTAACGCGTGACGCAAATGAATGCACGCCTCTGTCTCGAACCTCGAACCGAGTGTTCTCAAGGTCGGGTAATGGAAACTGCCCGCCTCTTCTCGCTCCCGGTCGGCAAGGACACAGGAAGCTAATCCCGTATTAATGGCACATGTTCTGCCAGACGAGGCTCCCTGGTAAGGTCTCGCCTACTCGTGGGTGACGGTAACAGAGCCCTGCCCTCTTGTCTATCTCAAGGATGGATATGGATGGAGACGTTCGGTTGGAGTCGAGTCCACCTGGGTTCAACTGGCTTTCCGTATCAGGTAGccattttcatcatcatcatcatcatcatttttcaATTCCGCTTAGGATGAGGATCTATTTCCTTATACCtcggatttatttttatttttataatattttattattacttcCTAATTACTGGAAGGCTGTTCTCATTTGTTACAAAATGCCAGAACAGACCATGTGATTTTAATTTCCCCTGTCGGTGGGCATTATTGTACACAACACGTAGGCAGTAGCACCCAGTCAacgacaaaaataaaaacctttagCTAGAGAATGAAGGCGGAACACACATAAAAAGAATAAAGGATCCATCTGTCTGCGTGTTCAGGCCCTGCCGATTCCAGCATTCAGCGCTAGGCAGATTACATAACTTTTGTACTAGAACAAAAGGTCAAAAGGGCACTGTGTTGGGTGTAACCAAAACAGCTACACGTGCAGCGGCCCCCGCACCACTCCACTTCCCATCGAACCGAAACCTGGGCCAAGCGTTTGTTCCGTCGGCACAATTAAACACCGTGCGTTTCTTGATCCtttaataatgtaacattaatgaCCTATGATAGACGCTAATTGTTCTGTTAAGCTTAACAAAAACCAAAGTGTTTCTCTTTCGTATGGAATGTCATCTCTCGACTTCATTTGTTCACAtgaaagaaaaatgggaaaaatgccaaaaaactaaacatataCTGTTTTTAATTTCTTAGAATTGATTCCATCACTTGGATTGAAACCAGTTGTCTACCGTCATATCCTAGCTGCCTGCTTTCAGTTATAAATTAACTTGATCCACGTGAAATTCCTcgtaatacaaaaaaaagaagcaatgaaTGCCACGTGACTCGAATGTACAGTGTGTTCCCTTCCTGCGATACAAGCTGATCATTGTCGAATCGTtccttcattttattatttttatagttaGCCTTATCAAAAGGACATTTCCTTTCCTTATCTCACTGTATGGGTTGGACCAATAAAATGCGAATTGCTTGAGTCTtcgcagaaaaaaaacaaccagctCGGAACTCGTGTCAGCGCCTGTGTGggcggcgggggtgggggggtggggtggaagTGTATCATCGGAAATCACGCCCCCACTCCACGTGCACCGCAGACCTCAGGCTCTTCAACGAGACTGGCTAGTCCTCGACACGCCCACCGTGCACGCCTACTCGTTCTCACATTCACGCGTCCCCGGCTGCCTTGAACtaccatggaaaaaaaaaaaaaaagaactcgTGTACCAGACTATCTATTAAAAATGCTCTGCTTGAAGTCACCGATCATTCTTAGAGTGTAATTAAAAACCTGTTTCTAACAAGGAATTATAAGCGTGTTCCTCATCTGAATTTCTGTGCGGATATATTTTGAATTTATTACAAAAATGCATACATCTCTGCGTTTTCCGCTTATTGCTGAGAGCACGACATCGTGTCCCAATTGGCATTGTACAAGTGGTTAAGTGCCTCATATCGTTGGACATGTTACGCGAAGATTGATGTCATGCCCCAATTGTACAATTTACACGGGAATGGGTTATGTCCTTCCCAGCGTCGCAACATTAGGCTACCCCAGTAACTATCCAATCGCTGAGCGCACATGGCACCCTCGTCTGCGTCAACTGTGGGCTGGGCCGAAGGGGCCAGGCGTTGTGACGGAGATTATGTAATGAGCTAGCGCACCACCAATGACAGGGGAAAGAACagatgaatgaaaacaaaaagcacatgGCTAGACTTTGAGGGCCATGTGAACTTGACGAAAACACGAGTTCCCCGTCTGCATTCAGGATGTCTGTACACCTGACTTTCGTGTTATGACCTACTTCTAATAACGCCTCGGAATGGGACGGTTTAATCCGCGATACCCATGCCGACGTATCAAAAAGTCTTCGAATGAAGATCATAGCGACATAGAACAATATACATTGTAACCTCTGATCGCAAGAAAACCGCCCCGGTGTCCCTCATGTAAAAAGAACTGAACGGGTGACTGCCGACTAAAATTTTACTCGGTAATGTCACGAACATTTTACACACGTTTTGGACCTAAGTAGATGATATTTTGCTCGTTTTAACAACAATTATAAGCAATTTGCGTCGAAGTATTTGAACATTTCTGGAAAGATGTCATACGTACACACAGGCCTACCTTAAAGTACGAAAACGCATACATTTCTGTGGATTTATTGAATCTAGGTTTCTAGTACGAGAGTCGAGGTACAGCATCAGACACTTCTCAATGAACTCATTCGTCTTGCGCTGACTTTGCGAGTTCCACTGAACTCTTGTCATGTTTACAGTAGCATAAACTTTCAACAGTGTATATTACTAAAATAACCATTGCACTAGTTAAGTAAATTGCCTCCACGTTAAAAGCTCCATCAATTTCGAATATTTCACCGACTCATAGATAACTTTGTAATGCAATGTCTCTGTATTATTTACTAAAGAAAAGGCAATCGTCTAGTCGTTGTTGCAATCATTTACCTGTATTGTTGTTGTTCGTGTCCATAGTTGTCATCTCGAGCTCCAATAGAGTCATGCAGCAGAGGTGAAAATTGGTAGACTAAATTACGTTCTTCCAATTTCCTTTTCGGGAGATCCTTcaggagttgttttttttcctgaaatgtaataatttcTACTGAAGATGTATCATTTTCTTCTTGCAAAACAAGACTATATTAATACGATCAATGCTATTGCGAAATTGTGTATAAGTTATACACGGATATTATCTCCATATCACACCGCTTATTTGCAGGATTGTGTGAAATAGAATAAATTATCTATCTTATGAATGCCAGTGATGAAGAAGACGCTGTGAAGGTACCCTCACTCGCTCTATCCGTGTCACACTGAAGCCGCAGTTTCTGAGCCGGCCTGGTTTTGCTTGAGCTGTCTCATCCAGAGGAACAGCGCGTAGCCCGTGGTGCGCA
It encodes the following:
- the nr1d1 gene encoding nuclear receptor subfamily 1 group D member 1, with amino-acid sequence MTLLELEMTTMDTNNNNTGGVISYIGSCGGSPSRTSPVSMYSENSNSSFQSLAYSQPSFGSSFPPSPNGSHDSSRMYPGSSSSSSSSSSSSGSGEDGSSSSSGGSPRGRDEVVSSRSSPSKSVASLTKLNGMVLLCKVCGDVASGFHYGVHACEGCKGFFRRSIQQNIQYKKCLKNETCTIMRINRNRCQQCRFKKCLSVGMSRDAVRFGRIPKREKQRMLAEMQSAMNNMVNNQLQSEFQLASLTSTASSPPTLALAPQAAQLAPAQPLLAPPPSPPGPVAVSPPPPMARSPPPPVPSPPLCPSPGVDTTITAIARAHRETFVYAHDKLGLGIRLHNGGELDNWEANRCSSGYHLNGLNTIYHHDNNVPMHEAQPQNVCHLPPSALNGHHHSFPHQNKGHRLCQNSNLYGGQHGQEHGLTQQGQNCPWKKHKDILLACPMNMHPQADPKMSAQEIWEDFSLSFTPAVREVVEFAKHIPGFSELSQHDQVTLLKAGTFEVLMVRFASLFNVKEKTVTFISGATYSLEALHGMGMGDLLGTMFDFSEKLNGLELSAEELGLFTAVVLVSADRSGIENVNSVELLQESLIRALRALVSKSAPCDASRFTKLLLKLPDLRTLNNMHSEKLLSFRIDV